The Chthoniobacterales bacterium nucleotide sequence CTCCGAAAGCATTCGGGGCTGGAAGGCCGCGTTCCGGTCCAAAATGGAGTTTTACTCAATCGCCCGGCAGCCGGAACCACTCCAACAGTCTCCGGCCCGCGTCGGCCATCCCGCGGCCGCCCCTTCCCGCCTGAGCAAAGTATTGCTCGTCCTGGCCATGCTGGCGTTGTCAGCCACCGCCAGCTTCGCCCAAGTGACGGTAACAGCGACCGCCGGCGTTACCGGACCCACTCCATACGTGACTCTGGGTCAAGCCTTCCAAGCCATTAACGCCGGCACCCATCAGGGAAGTATCACCATCGACATCGCAACCAGCACCAATGAAGGCGGGGTGCCAGCTAACCTGAATAGCAGCGGCGCCGGGCCGGCCGTATACACGTCGGTCCTGATTCGCCCCAAGGGCGACGACGTTGCCATTATTGGCGCTCCGCCGACTGGCATCGGCGTCATTCAGCTCAACGGCGCTGATAACGTCACCATCGACGGCGACAATCCGGACACTATCGGCATAAATCGAAACTTGAGGATCGTGAACGCCGCGGTCGATACGACCACCTTCAGCTCCGTTATCCGGATTGCGCTCAATCAAAGCAACGTAACGAGCTCCGACAACGTCGTCTTCAAGAACCTTATTATCCAGGGCAACGCGCGAGGGAGAAACATCGCCGCAGCCAACTCCCTGGCTGGGTCTGAAAATACGACCTACGGCATTTTGGCGGGAGGCGGTGCTGGGTCGAGCACCAACACTCAACCGCCGGATCCAATTACTTCCCTGACTATGGTCGTCGGAACGGGCGCGACCGCGGCCAACCTCCAAATTCAAAACAATGTCATCAATTCGGCGGCTCGCGCCATCGCGGTGCAGGGATCGGCCCCGAGCGTTTTCCCCGGCCTCGTGATTTCGGGCAACTCGATCGGGACCGCGGCCCCGGGCTCGCCCGACCAGGTCTATTCCATGGGGGTAACCGTGCAGGGCTCGACTAACGCGATCGTTCGAGCAAACACGGTCTTTGTGGAAAGCTTCCTGCCGACCGGCATTCGCGGTCTCGACTGCGGCTCCATCAGCCCAAACATCAACGGCGCTCTCTTTGACTCGAACCAGGTACTCCGAGTCACGAACAATAATCCTGGGACCTTTGGCGCGTATGGCATCAATCTGGGCGGAGGCAACAACCACGGCATCAGGAACAATTTTATCAGCGATATTAGCCACAACATGACTGGCGGCTCTGCCTTCTCAACCACGTTTGGTGTCTTTGGGATACTAGTCCCGATTGGGACGGGCCACCAGGTTTACAACAACTCGGTCAACCTCCATGGACTGATGCCTGGAACGGCGAGCTCAAGTCTCCTCTCGGCGGCCTTCGCTCTGGTGTCCACGAGTTCAACCAATTGCGATGTCCGAAATAACATCTTCGCCAACAACATTACGGGCGGCACGACTTCTGTCGCTCATGTTTCGGTTTATCTGCCGTCAGGTGGCACCGCGGCGATGAATCTCACCGATAATTGGAATTCATACTATTGCGGGACCGATTCCGCGCGCCAGGGCGTGGGTCAGGCGGGGTCCACAGCCGGAACTAATTTCTTCGTTACTCTGGCGGCCCTCGCGACCTACTCCAGCACCCTTTCTCCGGCAGGCACGAACGACAATGCTTCGATCGCTTCGACCGGAGCCGTCCCGTTCGCTTCCGCCGATGATCCGCACATTACCTCGGCTGCGCCGGAGTTTGATAGCGGGGTTACTATCGCGTCGGTCACGACTGACATTGATGGTGAGACACGGCCGCAAGGGTCCGCCTATGATATTGGCGCGGATGAAGCACCAGGATTGCTGCCCAGCTTCTCGA carries:
- a CDS encoding Calx-beta domain-containing protein, with protein sequence MEFYSIARQPEPLQQSPARVGHPAAAPSRLSKVLLVLAMLALSATASFAQVTVTATAGVTGPTPYVTLGQAFQAINAGTHQGSITIDIATSTNEGGVPANLNSSGAGPAVYTSVLIRPKGDDVAIIGAPPTGIGVIQLNGADNVTIDGDNPDTIGINRNLRIVNAAVDTTTFSSVIRIALNQSNVTSSDNVVFKNLIIQGNARGRNIAAANSLAGSENTTYGILAGGGAGSSTNTQPPDPITSLTMVVGTGATAANLQIQNNVINSAARAIAVQGSAPSVFPGLVISGNSIGTAAPGSPDQVYSMGVTVQGSTNAIVRANTVFVESFLPTGIRGLDCGSISPNINGALFDSNQVLRVTNNNPGTFGAYGINLGGGNNHGIRNNFISDISHNMTGGSAFSTTFGVFGILVPIGTGHQVYNNSVNLHGLMPGTASSSLLSAAFALVSTSSTNCDVRNNIFANNITGGTTSVAHVSVYLPSGGTAAMNLTDNWNSYYCGTDSARQGVGQAGSTAGTNFFVTLAALATYSSTLSPAGTNDNASIASTGAVPFASADDPHITSAAPEFDSGVTIASVTTDIDGETRPQGSAYDIGADEAPGLLPSFSIDNVTNNEGNAGTTTAFVFTVTKTGAAPANTSVDFMTQDGTATLANNDYQFATGTLTFLPADTTKQITVIVNGDNAVEPNETFTVHLSNAFNATIGTADGTGTIINDDAPTPTPTATPTATATATPTGTPCPSTTIAGTGVGAIADSPGSPTYGPPLVISFAVAGQSAPLTNVAVDLTLTHTWVGDLDMILTSPGGTASLITVSRIGQTTAGGVGDSSNYGGLYNFTDSAAGTNIWTVALT